Sequence from the Miscanthus floridulus cultivar M001 chromosome 16, ASM1932011v1, whole genome shotgun sequence genome:
GGAGGATGAACTCGGACAGCATCTACGACATGACGTCCATGATGTCGCAGCTCCCAGCCAAGTAAGTGCACGCGCGCGCCTACACCTCCCGCCTCCCGGGACCCGGCCGGCCGGCGAAATCACAGCAGGCTCTGAAGCTTTCATCAACCCATGGTCGTTTTACAGTAGAGTAATTTGCTCACGAATCGAGGACTGGTTTTGTAGAAAAGGGCTGTCGCGGTACTACGAGGGCAAGTCGCAGTCGTTCGCGTGCATGTCGGAGGTGCGCTGCCTGGAGGACCTGCGCAAGAAGGACAACCCCTACAAGCAGAAGATCAAGTCGTGCAAGAGCTACGTCGCGCTGGGAGGGATGATGGCCAAGAAGCAGCCCGCCTCCAGCTCCTGCGCCAACCTCGACCTCGTCGCCGCCAACGGGTTCAGGACGCCGCCCATTCGGAACGGGTACCACCAGTAGAGGCAGCAGGGGCTGGCCGCTGGCGAGAGAGCGCTGCAACTGCAGGAACACGTATTTGTTCCTCGAGGGTCGctgaactgttttttttttctttattttctttttctctttctttctacCTGTTCTGCGGGTGATTTTCTTCACGGGCGCATTAGTCTGTGAGAATTTTACGAGGTGGTGTCAACTGTTACTTGTTCTCCTATCGGTAGAGTACTAGAGGAACTTACCGTTGACCGTTCTGCACTGTTGCTGCTCGGCAAAAGAAACTGTTCTTTGGGTACTACTGTAAATACGAAGCACGGTCCTACCCATGGCTGGTGTTCTGATTTGGTTACAGACAAATATCGTTGGTTAGCTAAAAAAAAAAAatacggtttataagccaaacgaacatgacgtTAAGCTCTGCTGCGCTCAAGCATGGCTTGATCTACTTATCAGCTATGGTCTcataacaaaacagcatcaggcTGATAAATTACAAAAACCATTAGTCAAATAGTACGACGTACTCTGTTATTCCAAACACATTCAATACTTCCAGATTCATACTTTCATACTGAGGATTCATAAttggaattgtattttttttccaGACAGAATGGAGCACCCTCTCCGCCCTAACTAAAAACAAACCGTAAAAAAGCTAGAGAAGTCATATTTTTCTCAAATTTAattatatttataaaaaatagtatcaatatCCATATCTCTAAATTAATTCAATATAAAATACTACTTTCATTCAAAATTGCAAGTCATTTCTAGCTAGTACATAGCTTGATAGATATACGTTATATCTACATACATCGTAAATATGTATCTTAAAAAGctagaacgacttataatttagaatagagagaCTATATTATCTAATTTAATAACACATATGCAGTATTATAAATGGTAGTATTATTTGTTTAAATTGAAAGTTGTTTAGCTTTTTAAAAAGGGACTGCACTTTCTTTAATGGTGAGAGTACATCTTTTTATTACAAGGAAAACATTGACATCAGATATGCACACAGATGACAGATCTCTCGCGCTCTCTACAGCAATACACAGATCTCCCTATAGCCAAATCTCTCTGGACACCCACAGGCCACAACATACAGTTCTGTCCCTAGGGATTTCCGCAGGCTGTGCAAACTCATGCCGGTAATTACACTCTGCCGATGTACAAAGAGCAAAAAACAGATGCGGAAACCATAGCAGATCCACCTAGCAGGCTCGAACCTCAGTCAAACGGCCAGGTGGTGGCTCGCAGTTGCCAGTAAGCTTCAAGGACCCAAGGAAGCAGGAGAGTTTCCTCATGATGGGCTTGTGGCGAACTACTACTTGCACTTCGACAACGTCCTTCCCGTCATCGGCATAGTTCTCATAGCCCTCTAGATCTTCTTCGGTTATGAAGACTGCATCACTACACCCAGCGGGGCTTATTGGTCTGGACAGCATACTTCGACAGCAAGGTAAAACAAAATGCTCGCTGTCAAACTCGGTGGTGACGTAGCCATCAACTTCAGGGTCTCCAAAGGATGATTCACTGGATTCTTCATCAGATGTTACTGAGTCTTCATTTGAGCTCTGAATTGAAAGACATCtgttgctccacgtgctcgataGTTCACTGCATTCCTCATAAGATACTGCTGAGCAGGTTGGGTTTGAGCTCTGTATGGAAAGGCATCTCCCATTTAGCTCGCTGAACATTTTAACAGCCTGCAGCAAGAAGTACCATATTTCAGCAACTGGATCATAAAATTGGAGACCAAGTGTCTGAGCGATAACTAGGATAGAATAGATGTGATCATCTCTAATACAAAACTGCCAAGGAAGTCAAGTAGCGTGCCTGCCACTGAGCTGGCGCTAAAAGCACTCTGGGCCTCACAGACCTTGCATGATCCAAAGCTAATTCAGGAGTCATATTTCTGTACTTGATCTGCATTAAATAAGTACGTTAAGTTTATATTAAAATGCACAGTTACGAGACAGCTAAACCAGAAGCAAATCATTTTTTCTTACCAAAAAACACAAAACTATAGTAGTGCTTCGTCCCCTTCCAGCCTTACAGTGGACATAGGTGCTACCACCTTGCATTTCATTACCTGGAAAAAGAGCATTTGTTGCCTTGCTGCCTGACTTACACACAAACCACACAGAAGCAGGCCATATGACACTTTTACTACATACTACTACTATATTGTTACTAAAGCCATGGAGCATTGGTCTTCTGGTACAATGTTTCTAACTATCTACTATTTATAAACCCTATCATACAAAACGAGGCAACggccaaaaataaaaaataaaaactgaaGGTCCGTTACTATTTCATACTGTGAACAAGCACTGTCTTTTAACATCTTGTTATTTGATCCAACCAAGGGCATTTGCTTCTAAGGATTATCACCAGATAACATCACTGGGATAGCATTAATTCAAATAGAAATGCATAGTACAATTGTTATAAAATAATGCCAATGACAACAGTGGTTAGCACAATTTATAAGCTATCTTTCCTGCCCCTTAACTGATTAAAGAACTACATCTTCTAATCACACCATACGGACATAATGACACCTGTTTTACTACATACTACTACTATATTTTTACTAGATAACATCAATGGGATAGCATTAATGTCAAATAGAAATGCATAGTACAAATCTTATAAACTAATaccaatgacaattgacaacaaTGGTTAGCACAGCTTATAAGCTATCTTTCCTGCTCCTTGACTAATTAAAGAACTACCACTTTTAATCACACCATACGGATTAGTTCACAGCATTGTCACAActgacatgcatcatgataactgAAAAAagactccctctgttccaaattatagatTATAGATcactttagctttgtcctaaTTCAAATTTCTCTAACTTCGACCAGGTTATAGAAAAATACATTGATGTATGCAGCACAAAATAAGAAAACTATCAAGAAATATTTCATGGTGGATTTAATGAAATGATGTTGGTGCATTTTCCTACAATGCTGAAGTGACCTATAATTTGGAAGGGAGTACAACTTTATAATAGCAATCATAATTCAATTGAAGAATAAGCCTTTACATTCAAGCTGACAAAATGTCCAACAACAGCCAAAGATAATATCAAAGTAACACAGATGACGCATTGCATAAACCGTAGCTGACCACTACAACTACTTGCCTGATCTGAACTGGCACCACTAAATTAGCAACCTAAAACTGAGATGACATCATCAAGACAAGTTGCCTGATGATGGATTAATGGAGCACATATAAAATTCcaaaaaccctaagaagcaaaaagaaaatgaaaacatGGTTCAAAACATACTTACAATGGATAAAATCCACTGCCCGACAAATATGCTCCAGGGAGGGGGCAAACAGGTAGTCCCTTGTGGGAATTTCGAGATGATTGATTCCATGAGCCTGAAAAATAGAATTATATGATTATTCAGACATAAGTTGTAAAACCTGCCAGATATGGTATGGTACCATAACACTATCTTGCTTGCTACCTGCCTACCTCCCTATCTCATGTGCACCAGTGCCAACCTAACCAAGTGATTTTGTTGATTGCACAATTCATAAGGAGGCAATGAAATGATGTACATCATCAGAATGCAAAGAcgacgattttttttttttttttgcctactTCTACAATGGCTTAAAAAATAAGTGCCTCCTGAAGCTGGATCTACAGCTTCCCAACTTAAGTGTCAGTAAGTTCACGATGTACATACTTATTAGGTTAGAATATAACCTGTAGTTCTCTTGGTCAAGTAATAACATTATAAGTTCAGAGACAAATAAAGTTACTCCTGCAGCTACGAGAGGTAAAGGAACATCTACCTGGTATAGGGATGTTGGAACCAGAGTTTCATAGGCTTCATTCAGTGTAACAACACCTCTTACACCAAGTTGCTTTAGGCGCGGAACGTCGCTAGAGAACGGAACAGCACCTAGCAAAACATACTGAAGGTAGAGGGGGTTAAGGATATATCAGGCTAAAATGTCTATTGTATATTAAGAAGGAATGACTATTATTAGTCCATCACCAATTTAACTGATCAGCTCTTACACCTCAATAATAATAAGACTGCACGTATATTTGATGAAATTTAACCGGGCACACAACGCTAGGCCGCTAGCTGTCCCCAAAAACATGTCTCAAAATCGCACCCCCTAAACACTAATAACGAAACCAGAACATAAACTTGGAGACAGGCAAAAGATCAGCACCTTGTCGACGCGATCCCACCAGCGGAACTCGCCATCGAAACGGTTGCGGAGCACGTTGTAGAGAAGCGTCGGATAGAACAGGACCCTGGCGCCGGCGCCGACGAGCGCGCGCTTCGCCCGCAGCCGCACAACCGCGACCACCTCCcagtcgccgccgccaccccacGATCCCTCCTCCTCCCACTCATCGTCCTCCACCTCCAGCCCATCCCGGAGCTCCCGAATCCTCATGCCCGCACGCCCGGATCGGAGCCCCAATCCGACCGGCAAACCCTAGGAGCCAACGCGCTCTGCTGGCGTCCTCCCGCGCTCCTCGATTTCAGGGAGCGAGATGGAGAGAGGGGCAGGGATTTGTGGATCGAGAGAGGATTAATCTACTGGCTTCGAGACGCCAAAATGGGAAGGAAGGGGGGCGGCCGCGGCTCAGCGAACAACCCAGGTGGACGACGGCGACGGGAATAGGTCATACGTGGCGCGTATTAGGCTGCGTGTTTGCGACAAATCTGCTTTCCCATCTGTTTAGCTCTGATCAGCGGATGAGACGATGAGTAATGGCTGAGTGTGCTTTTTGTGAATTGGTCCTTGGATGGTTGGATAATTATCTAGATCAGAGAATTTTTGAATTGGTCCTTCTATCAATCTATCTATAGGTTCGCACTTTTGTATGTGCACGTTGCAAACAAAACATCAAAACAATCTTCTTACTCTTTTTTAATTCTTATCATGAAAATTGTGGCGTATATTGAAATCAAGAGCACCACTATGTAAATTAGATTATGGCCACGCTGTATAATAAACTCAAATGCTCACAAACGTGAAGCGCCAAAAAAAAATAATAGATGTGCATGTAGTAATATTTTTTGACATCGTCCTAAAATAACCATCCAAAACTCTAGACGTCGTGAGTTGAGTTTCAAAAAAAATAGCAATGTTGCTCCTTTTTATTAGAGGAATTTCAAATTAAAAGAATTGAAGAAAGTTTAGCACAACTGTAATTTTGAGATCAAAGTTATAATTGCATTTTATAGGATAAATCAAAATAGTTTtataaatatatatgtatttaatataaattaTAAACAAACTTATTCATGTAAATATTCTCATCGTGCCTTCAGCTCCAAATCCTGCATTTTTAAAAGCTACAAATACCCAACTACGAAAAATCCATATATTTTTTTGGCTAGaactattgaaaggtcctaatagctagaggggatgaatagcctataaaaatttgtacaacaacactaaacaaaatgattagacaattataagacgaaacaaatgttgcgctagcctactaaaatacaaaccacctaccacaattctagtctctatgatctctaggcatacaaaggctatgtcactacactaagttagtgagctctcaatgactaactaaagagactcactaaccactagatatgacacaagctagctctcaaaactaattacactaaagagcttagctacactatgaATGTAAATACACAAGTGATTGAGATATTTATACTGCCATGTAGAGAGGTGtgtcaatcacaagatgaagccaaTCAATTTCGATAGAGTCCCGGTGACAAGatgtgacacaataatttttaatCGAGGTTCATATGCTTATCGGCAGGCTACTCACAGTTGTGGctgatacactcacttggaggttcacgcgttaattggcatcacacgctaaaccctcgatagggtgccgcacaaccaacacaagatgagaatcacacaagccacgagcagtccactagagtaccttttgactctccaccggggaaagatcaagaacccctcacaatcaccacgattcgagctggagacaagcaccttcctccgctcgatgatcctcgctgcatcaagccgtctaggtggcggcaatcaccaagagtaacaaagcgaaatccacagcgaaacacgaataccaagtacctctagatgcaatcactcaagcaatgcacttggattcactcccaatctcacaaagatgatcaatctataatggagatgagtgggaggactttggctaagctcacaaggttgctatatcaatacaaatggccaagagagtgagtttgagccggccatggggcttaaatagaagcctcccacgaaatagagtcgttgggctctCACTGCAGCCCAACTTGGAGCGACCAAACGCACCGATCAGATGTGATCGGACGCatgcctcagcgttcggtcatccgATGTCATCCACGTGTCACACTCGTTTCCAATGCTAGCCACGCGATGCCAACGGCTAGTAGCTGTTCTCGCGCGCTTTAAGTCATGACCGGTCACGCCGTCGTGCAAACCGGTCATGCCGGTGCCAAGTCAGCCATGTGCGCGCACCACTACTACGCCGTGACCGGACACTCTGctgagatgaccggacgcatctacgcttggagtccggtcacttccagagaggttccagagcggccaAATCgtaatcggacgcgtctggtgcatCTCTACCGGACGTTtcacagcgtccggtgcaataccctaggttacactgcctcggcctctactgaccggactcacaagcctgcgtccggtcactgcgagAGCAACGTCTTGTCACGAAAATCAGTGACAATCACCTCCTTTACttcactaacttctccacccttcctcaaatgtgccaaccatcaagtgtatcaccttatgcacgtgtattagcatattttcacaaatatttttaagggtgttagaactccactagatctaaatgcatatgcaatgagttagaacatctagtggcactttgataaccatatttcgatacgagtttcacccatcttaat
This genomic interval carries:
- the LOC136512729 gene encoding protein OXIDATIVE STRESS 3 LIKE 4-like; its protein translation is MSYRLGDAAGREEGDEELFETASSVSGGESDDDDERDQFPGAAGAEGSCDHQDRRAFVPQPLRRMNSDSIYDMTSMMSQLPAKKGLSRYYEGKSQSFACMSEVRCLEDLRKKDNPYKQKIKSCKSYVALGGMMAKKQPASSSCANLDLVAANGFRTPPIRNGYHQ
- the LOC136512000 gene encoding uncharacterized protein, whose protein sequence is MRIRELRDGLEVEDDEWEEEGSWGGGGDWEVVAVVRLRAKRALVGAGARVLFYPTLLYNVLRNRFDGEFRWWDRVDKYVLLGAVPFSSDVPRLKQLGVRGVVTLNEAYETLVPTSLYQAHGINHLEIPTRDYLFAPSLEHICRAVDFIHCNEMQGGSTYVHCKAGRGRSTTIVLCFLIKYRNMTPELALDHARSVRPRVLLAPAQWQAVKMFSELNGRCLSIQSSNPTCSAVSYEECSELSSTWSNRCLSIQSSNEDSVTSDEESSESSFGDPEVDGYVTTEFDSEHFVLPCCRSMLSRPISPAGCSDAVFITEEDLEGYENYADDGKDVVEVQVVVRHKPIMRKLSCFLGSLKLTGNCEPPPGRLTEVRAC